The following proteins are encoded in a genomic region of Paenibacillus sp. FSL H3-0469:
- a CDS encoding TetR/AcrR family transcriptional regulator, whose translation MPYPKGHKLKVRNHIITSAAKAFRTHGVRNISLPHIMKGAGLTHGGFYSHFENKDQLVMETCHFAISDTIEMLQRIADHNKNEDQTPPIEAVIDFYLSPLHRDQTEAGCILPALSGEISQLSADIRQAYTQELQRFIAFITNMAGIDPSNGYALVSSMVGTVALARAVSDTQLSDALLQASRMQAKQMVNAGSR comes from the coding sequence ATGCCTTATCCGAAAGGGCACAAGCTCAAAGTTCGGAACCATATCATTACCAGCGCAGCCAAAGCATTTCGCACCCACGGCGTGCGGAATATCAGTCTTCCGCATATTATGAAAGGTGCTGGACTGACGCACGGAGGATTTTACTCCCATTTTGAAAATAAAGATCAGCTTGTGATGGAGACCTGTCATTTCGCCATTAGTGACACCATTGAAATGCTGCAGAGAATTGCAGACCATAACAAAAACGAAGATCAGACGCCGCCGATTGAGGCCGTCATTGATTTTTACTTAAGCCCCCTGCATCGGGATCAGACGGAAGCCGGTTGTATCTTACCTGCTTTATCGGGGGAAATTTCCCAGCTATCGGCAGATATCAGGCAAGCCTACACACAAGAGCTTCAACGTTTCATCGCATTTATTACAAATATGGCTGGGATCGATCCCTCAAATGGTTATGCATTGGTAAGCAGTATGGTGGGTACCGTTGCACTGGCACGGGCAGTTAGTGATACGCAGCTCAGTGATGCTTTGTTACAGGCCAGTCGTATGCAGGCTAAGCAGATGGTAAACGCCGGCTCCAGGTAA